A window of the Proteus terrae subsp. cibarius genome harbors these coding sequences:
- the nadK gene encoding NAD(+) kinase — MPDNTVTEEKHFKCIGIVGHPRHPEAISTHEMLYHWLLAQGYDVIIDTQVAQELKLENAQTGDLTQVGKVADLVIVVGGDGNMLGAARVLSRYNIKVIGVNRGNLGFLTDLDPDNALQQLTNVLAGHYREEKRFLLEARVCAEGQRTRIGTAINEVVLHPGKVAHMIEFEVYIDDRFAFSQRSDGLIIATPTGSTAYSLSAGGPILTPNLDAIALVPMFPHTLSARPLVISSDSQIRLKFSQTNIDYEVSCDSQLVLPIKEGDEVIIKRSRQKLNLVHPTDYNYFNTLSSKLGWSKKMF, encoded by the coding sequence ATGCCAGATAATACCGTAACGGAAGAAAAACACTTTAAATGCATTGGCATTGTTGGTCATCCACGCCACCCTGAAGCAATTTCAACTCATGAAATGCTCTATCATTGGCTATTGGCTCAAGGCTATGACGTTATTATTGATACACAAGTTGCTCAAGAACTAAAACTAGAAAATGCACAAACAGGTGATTTAACACAAGTTGGCAAAGTTGCCGATCTTGTCATTGTTGTTGGTGGTGATGGTAATATGCTTGGCGCTGCACGCGTTTTATCTCGTTATAATATCAAAGTAATTGGTGTTAACCGGGGGAATTTAGGTTTTCTTACAGATCTTGATCCTGATAATGCCTTACAGCAATTAACCAATGTATTGGCAGGACACTATCGTGAAGAAAAACGGTTCTTACTTGAAGCTCGAGTCTGTGCTGAAGGTCAAAGAACACGTATTGGTACCGCAATCAATGAAGTCGTGCTTCATCCCGGTAAAGTCGCTCATATGATTGAGTTTGAAGTTTACATTGATGATCGCTTTGCTTTCTCTCAACGTTCTGATGGCTTAATTATCGCAACACCAACGGGATCAACCGCCTATTCACTATCTGCAGGTGGTCCTATTTTAACGCCAAACCTTGATGCTATTGCGCTTGTGCCTATGTTTCCACATACATTATCAGCACGTCCTTTAGTTATCAGCAGTGATAGCCAAATTCGCTTAAAATTCTCACAAACAAATATCGATTATGAAGTCAGTTGCGATAGCCAATTAGTGTTACCGATTAAAGAAGGTGATGAAGTTATTATTAAGAGAAGTCGTCAAAAGCTCAATTTAGTTCACCCAACTGATTACAACTATTTTAATACACTCAGCTCAAAATTGGGTTGGTCGAAAAAAATGTTCTAA